A region of Streptomyces sp. NBC_01267 DNA encodes the following proteins:
- a CDS encoding VWA domain-containing protein, with product MAGADTPAADQGPAEPAVRLEVSQVAELPVPDEGHEARMYALVTVTVRRPPPRTPRTGPGPAHAPHHAVVFLIDHSSSMVHPPTRMAAAWDAAAAAVHAVPDGTYFAVVAGSERPTLVYPAPQPGTPGAPVAADDATRRAAEDALRAGSPGGGTAIGGWLTRARELFRQLPGNGEGFVCHVLLLTDGRNEPAYESGDRLTEQVEACADEFTCDAVGIGDDWRSHELLLITGTLHGVAYAVEDLDGLTERLRDLTREAADRHLAGLRVRLYRSERAELRSFGQVHPTRRELTPVPAPEPTPTPYVTEFATQPWGDETRSYLLSLTALHAGDEVGSEVMLAEVELVRADGDRIPVTLPPSVPVLVRWSGDHGLYSRMHPDVGHYLHQEELVRVFEEGCAALRVPDAGTACRAFGRAWQLAVDVGDEAMQKHLRKLIEPGEDGSVRLLSRIRPFDIESARIRVSHTVTPR from the coding sequence ATGGCTGGGGCAGACACACCGGCAGCGGATCAGGGACCTGCTGAACCCGCTGTCCGCCTCGAAGTGAGCCAGGTCGCCGAACTCCCGGTACCCGACGAGGGGCACGAGGCGCGGATGTACGCGCTCGTCACGGTCACCGTCCGGCGCCCGCCTCCCCGCACGCCCCGGACCGGCCCCGGGCCGGCCCACGCACCGCACCACGCCGTCGTGTTCCTCATCGACCACTCGTCGTCGATGGTGCACCCGCCCACCCGGATGGCCGCCGCGTGGGACGCCGCAGCCGCCGCCGTGCACGCCGTGCCCGACGGCACCTACTTCGCGGTCGTCGCGGGCAGCGAACGGCCCACCCTCGTCTACCCGGCGCCGCAGCCCGGGACGCCCGGCGCGCCCGTCGCCGCCGACGACGCGACCCGCCGGGCCGCCGAGGACGCCCTGCGCGCCGGTTCCCCGGGCGGCGGCACCGCGATCGGCGGCTGGCTGACCCGCGCACGCGAACTCTTCCGTCAACTCCCGGGAAACGGGGAGGGATTCGTATGCCACGTACTGCTGCTCACCGACGGCAGGAACGAGCCCGCGTACGAGTCGGGCGACCGGCTCACCGAACAGGTCGAGGCCTGCGCCGACGAGTTCACCTGCGACGCGGTCGGCATCGGCGACGACTGGAGATCCCACGAACTGCTGCTGATCACCGGCACCCTGCACGGTGTCGCGTACGCCGTCGAGGACCTGGACGGGCTCACCGAGCGGCTCCGCGACCTCACCCGCGAAGCCGCGGACCGCCACCTCGCCGGACTGCGCGTACGGCTCTACCGCAGCGAACGGGCCGAACTGCGCTCCTTCGGCCAGGTCCATCCCACCCGGCGGGAGCTGACACCCGTACCGGCGCCCGAACCGACGCCGACCCCGTACGTGACGGAGTTCGCCACCCAGCCCTGGGGCGACGAGACCCGCTCGTACCTCCTCTCGCTCACCGCCCTGCACGCCGGGGACGAAGTGGGCTCGGAGGTGATGCTCGCCGAGGTCGAACTCGTGCGCGCCGACGGCGACCGCATCCCCGTCACCCTGCCGCCCTCCGTGCCCGTCCTGGTCCGCTGGTCGGGCGACCACGGCCTGTACAGCCGGATGCACCCGGACGTCGGCCACTACCTGCACCAGGAAGAGCTGGTCCGGGTCTTCGAGGAAGGCTGCGCCGCGCTGCGCGTACCGGACGCCGGGACCGCCTGCCGGGCCTTCGGCCGCGCCTGGCAACTCGCCGTCGACGTGGGCGACGAGGCCATGCAGAAACACCTGCGGAAACTGATCGAACCGGGGGAGGACGGCAGCGTCCGGCTCCTCTCCAGGATCAGACCGTTCGACATCGAGTCCGCCCGGATCCGCGTCAGCCACACGGTGACTCCCCGGTGA